From Pedobacter indicus, a single genomic window includes:
- a CDS encoding transglutaminase-like domain-containing protein — MRKEEIDSLIKLLDDPDHIIFDHVQTKLLSLGELAIEPLEEAWEQSFDALQQQRIEDIVHIIQFRQNLQSLDLWALSGSFDLLEGLIIIHKYQYPDCDEQKIINQVEAIKREVWLQMHYSMTPVEKVRLFNNVFYNTEGFSGNIRNYNDPQNSYIGQVLDTRKGNPVLLSCIYSIVAQKLDMPIYGVNLPKHFILAYTDNYQTNYDENEILFYINAFNRGQVLGKHDVLSFLQQLKLPRKPEYYQPCSNLQIIERVLTNLLAYYTENSSPKAIEVQKMRDIVSGHLNK, encoded by the coding sequence ATGAGAAAAGAAGAAATCGACTCCCTAATCAAGCTCCTAGACGATCCTGATCACATAATCTTTGATCATGTCCAAACGAAACTTCTTTCGTTGGGAGAATTAGCGATCGAACCTCTAGAAGAAGCTTGGGAGCAATCTTTCGACGCCCTCCAGCAACAAAGAATCGAGGATATTGTACATATAATACAGTTTCGCCAAAACCTCCAATCGCTCGACCTATGGGCTTTAAGCGGTTCTTTCGATCTGCTCGAAGGACTTATTATTATCCATAAATATCAATACCCAGATTGTGACGAACAGAAAATCATCAATCAAGTTGAAGCGATTAAAAGAGAGGTGTGGCTCCAGATGCACTATAGCATGACGCCAGTCGAAAAAGTCCGCCTTTTCAACAATGTCTTCTACAACACTGAAGGCTTCTCAGGAAACATCAGAAATTACAACGACCCCCAAAACTCGTATATTGGTCAGGTACTTGATACCAGAAAAGGTAATCCTGTTTTGTTATCCTGCATCTATAGTATTGTTGCCCAAAAGCTGGACATGCCGATCTACGGTGTCAATCTCCCAAAACACTTTATTTTAGCTTATACGGATAATTACCAAACCAACTACGATGAAAACGAGATCTTGTTTTACATCAATGCTTTCAACCGCGGGCAGGTTTTGGGGAAACATGATGTCCTCTCTTTTTTACAACAGCTTAAATTACCAAGAAAACCGGAATATTACCAGCCTTGTAGTAATCTTCAAATAATCGAAAGGGTACTGACTAACCTACTCGCATATTATACTGAAAATTCCAGCCCAAAGGCAATCGAAGTTCAGAAAATGCGGGACATCGTTAGCGGGCATCTAAATAAATAG
- a CDS encoding O-methyltransferase, giving the protein MANFRFFKDFILHCIQSKTRHGTHSPFVYRLVDEVIYDFSKKAYVADIEQLRDDLVDDQRTLTITDLGAGSMLNKNRKKKVGTLAANALKPPRVAKLIARLAHDLQPETIIELGTCLGVTTLYLSKANPAASIITVEGCPETANIARENFDKLAVDNVDIKVGNFDVLLPQVLEDLTKVDFLFIDGNHRKEATLDYFYQCLPKVHNGTMLIFDDIYWSDGMKEAWAEIKNHPSVTVTIDLFYIGLVFFKKDQAKENFKIRFF; this is encoded by the coding sequence ATGGCGAACTTCCGCTTTTTTAAAGACTTTATATTGCATTGCATTCAGTCAAAAACCAGACATGGAACGCATTCTCCTTTCGTTTACCGATTGGTCGATGAAGTAATCTACGATTTCAGTAAAAAAGCGTATGTCGCAGATATTGAGCAATTACGTGATGACTTGGTCGATGACCAAAGAACGCTAACAATTACCGACCTAGGTGCCGGTTCGATGTTGAATAAGAACAGAAAAAAGAAGGTTGGGACGCTTGCTGCTAATGCTTTAAAACCGCCAAGGGTAGCGAAACTTATTGCTCGTTTAGCTCATGATCTTCAACCTGAAACGATTATAGAGTTAGGCACATGTCTAGGTGTGACAACACTGTATTTATCAAAAGCAAATCCTGCCGCTTCGATTATTACGGTTGAAGGGTGTCCAGAAACGGCTAATATAGCCCGAGAAAATTTTGATAAACTGGCTGTTGATAACGTTGATATAAAAGTAGGCAACTTCGATGTTCTCCTTCCTCAGGTTTTAGAGGATTTGACTAAAGTCGACTTCTTATTTATTGACGGTAATCATCGGAAAGAAGCTACACTTGATTACTTTTATCAATGCCTGCCAAAAGTGCACAACGGAACCATGCTCATCTTCGATGATATTTATTGGAGTGATGGGATGAAAGAAGCCTGGGCAGAAATCAAGAATCATCCATCAGTCACCGTAACAATTGATCTTTTCTATATAGGGCTTGTTTTCTTTAAAAAGGATCAAGCTAAAGAAAATTTTAAGATACGTTTCTTCTAG
- a CDS encoding BamA/TamA family outer membrane protein has product MKTGSIFLSLVLLLFLSSTPLYAQKKLWDHPLIKRLTSSTADTSRKPTLLVIPTLSYSQETGLEYGLSGMYNFYVNRTDTTIYTSSLIALASMTTEKQVNLKLESDIWTRNNDYHYITTLRYKKYPFSYYGLGDQTNESDKTTLTQNLIQINLEAEKKVLKNYYAGLNAIFENFDFSDYGDESLFDPNLIYGAGGGKYLALGISQSYDTRNSNTETTQGLYGRLKYAYAPDFWREDNFHGGILSADLRAFFDLKKNFVLGVQGYFESVMANKVPFYMTRQLGNDSMMRGYYQGRYRANNYIASQAELRYRIHPRIGMAAFFGIGSVYDSQIDLSSLKISGGGGVRYFFDLQHGSSIRLDYAIGEKRPGEKRQGGFYLALGQAF; this is encoded by the coding sequence ATGAAAACTGGTTCCATCTTTTTATCGCTCGTACTCCTTTTATTTCTGAGCTCAACACCTCTGTATGCTCAAAAGAAACTTTGGGATCACCCTCTCATCAAAAGACTTACCTCTTCAACAGCAGATACTTCTCGAAAACCAACACTTTTAGTTATTCCTACATTGAGTTATTCGCAAGAAACAGGCTTAGAGTATGGTCTAAGTGGCATGTATAACTTTTATGTTAATCGGACAGACACAACGATTTACACATCAAGTCTTATCGCTCTAGCATCGATGACGACAGAGAAACAGGTTAATTTAAAACTAGAAAGCGATATCTGGACCCGGAACAACGATTATCATTATATCACCACACTGCGTTATAAAAAATATCCTTTTAGTTACTATGGTTTGGGAGATCAGACAAATGAAAGTGATAAGACAACCCTCACTCAAAACCTCATTCAAATCAATTTAGAAGCTGAGAAAAAAGTTCTAAAGAACTATTATGCGGGCTTAAACGCCATCTTCGAAAATTTTGACTTTAGTGATTACGGCGACGAAAGCCTTTTCGATCCAAATCTAATATACGGCGCTGGGGGCGGTAAATACCTTGCACTGGGCATTTCACAATCCTACGACACCAGAAACTCTAATACTGAAACGACACAAGGGCTATATGGACGGTTGAAATATGCGTATGCTCCTGATTTTTGGCGTGAAGATAACTTTCACGGAGGTATTCTATCAGCAGACTTGCGAGCGTTTTTCGACCTGAAAAAAAACTTTGTATTAGGAGTCCAAGGATATTTTGAATCCGTAATGGCGAATAAGGTTCCATTCTATATGACTCGACAATTAGGAAACGACTCGATGATGCGAGGATATTATCAAGGTCGCTATCGTGCTAATAACTACATCGCATCGCAAGCAGAGTTACGATACAGAATACATCCGCGCATTGGTATGGCTGCTTTCTTCGGTATAGGTTCAGTCTATGATAGCCAGATCGACCTATCCAGCCTGAAAATTTCAGGAGGCGGGGGTGTTCGATACTTTTTTGATCTCCAACACGGATCAAGCATTCGTTTGGACTACGCTATTGGAGAAAAGAGACCAGGGGAAAAAAGACAGGGTGGCTTTTATCTTGCCTTGGGTCAAGCATTTTAG
- a CDS encoding deoxyhypusine synthase family protein yields the protein MERGPVSQFIEKNYLHFNSAALMDAAKGYEAHLDDGGKMMITLAGAMSTAELGISLAEMIRQDKVSIITCTGANLEEDIMNLVAHSHYKRVPNYRDLSPQEEWDLLENHYNRVTDTCIPEEEAFRRLQKHIFKIWKDAEDAGERYFPHEYMFKMLNSGVLEQYYEIDPKNSWMLAAAEKNLPIIVPGWEDSTMGNIFASYVIKGDLQASTTKSGIEYMGYLADWYIKNSDGKGIGFFQIGGGIAGDFPICVVPMLYQDLEMDNIPFWSYFCQISDSTTSYGSYSGAVPNEKITWGKLDIDTPKFIVESDATIVAPLIFAWVLKQ from the coding sequence ATGGAAAGAGGTCCAGTTTCCCAATTTATTGAAAAGAACTATCTGCATTTCAATTCTGCTGCATTGATGGATGCGGCAAAAGGTTACGAGGCGCACCTAGATGACGGTGGCAAAATGATGATTACGCTGGCTGGTGCCATGAGTACCGCAGAGTTAGGGATTTCCTTGGCAGAGATGATTCGACAAGATAAGGTGTCTATCATTACATGTACTGGAGCGAATCTAGAAGAAGATATTATGAATTTGGTGGCCCATTCACACTATAAGCGCGTGCCCAATTACCGTGATTTAAGTCCACAAGAAGAATGGGATCTATTGGAAAACCATTATAACCGTGTCACTGATACGTGTATTCCCGAAGAAGAGGCTTTTAGGAGGCTACAAAAACACATTTTTAAAATATGGAAAGATGCAGAAGATGCAGGAGAGCGTTATTTTCCACATGAATACATGTTCAAAATGTTGAATAGCGGTGTGCTGGAACAGTATTATGAAATTGATCCAAAAAACTCTTGGATGTTGGCCGCAGCGGAAAAGAACCTCCCCATTATTGTTCCCGGGTGGGAAGATTCGACAATGGGTAATATTTTTGCCTCTTATGTTATCAAAGGAGACCTGCAGGCATCGACTACAAAAAGCGGAATTGAATATATGGGATATCTAGCGGACTGGTACATTAAAAACTCTGATGGGAAAGGGATTGGCTTTTTTCAAATTGGTGGAGGAATAGCTGGCGATTTTCCGATTTGTGTTGTGCCGATGTTGTATCAGGATCTCGAAATGGATAATATCCCGTTTTGGAGTTATTTTTGTCAAATCTCAGATTCAACAACTTCCTATGGCTCATATTCCGGGGCAGTTCCGAACGAAAAAATCACGTGGGGCAAATTAGATATCGATACACCGAAGTTTATCGTTGAATCTGATGCTACGATTGTAGCGCCACTGATTTTTGCTTGGGTTCTGAAACAATAA
- a CDS encoding c-type cytochrome, with protein MRNISLIFRRVAKSLILVALLSVATLSVQAQDIKAGESLFKANCTACHGIDKAVIGPALKGVTDNFEHDWLVSWIKNSPALIASGDAQAVEVSELHPSMMPAFPTLSDDDVNNIIAYIADASVAKPEAEGGSGGAGMAEGAGQSGDVSNFMLGGLILVLIIAFLVILVLNRVIRTLDRIILKNKDNIVEQVEEEGETQGQVFVAKLKRLSKNKKLVFFVILGLVAILSTAGWNVMWNTGVHEGYQPVQPIKFSHQLHAGINQIDCQYCHSGAATSQNASIPSPNVCMNCHNYVTASDNYGGEISPEIQKIYNAIDWDPETRTYGDNPKPIEWIRVHNLPDLAYFNHSQHVTVAGIECQKCHGPIETMEEVYQYSPLTMKWCIECHQETEVNAKGNAYYDQLIAAHEKLKSGEKITAAVLGGLECGKCHY; from the coding sequence ATGAGAAACATCTCTTTAATTTTTAGACGTGTTGCAAAGTCCTTAATCTTAGTCGCGTTACTAAGTGTGGCAACTTTATCCGTGCAGGCGCAGGATATCAAGGCGGGTGAATCGCTTTTTAAAGCAAATTGTACGGCTTGTCATGGTATTGATAAGGCAGTTATCGGTCCAGCCCTAAAAGGTGTAACTGATAACTTTGAACATGACTGGCTTGTTTCGTGGATTAAGAACTCTCCAGCACTTATAGCTTCGGGTGATGCGCAGGCGGTAGAGGTATCAGAGCTGCATCCGTCAATGATGCCAGCCTTTCCAACGCTATCGGATGACGATGTTAATAACATTATTGCTTATATAGCTGATGCTTCGGTAGCAAAGCCGGAAGCAGAAGGCGGTTCTGGTGGTGCTGGCATGGCTGAAGGTGCTGGTCAAAGCGGTGATGTAAGCAACTTTATGTTAGGAGGGTTGATCCTTGTCTTGATTATCGCCTTCCTTGTTATCTTGGTGTTGAACCGAGTAATCCGTACTTTAGACAGAATTATCCTAAAGAATAAAGATAATATTGTTGAACAGGTAGAAGAAGAAGGAGAGACACAAGGCCAGGTCTTCGTTGCTAAATTGAAGCGTCTTTCGAAAAATAAAAAACTTGTATTCTTTGTGATTTTAGGTCTTGTAGCAATCTTAAGTACTGCTGGATGGAATGTGATGTGGAATACAGGTGTTCATGAAGGTTATCAGCCGGTTCAGCCAATTAAGTTTTCCCACCAGCTACATGCTGGAATTAATCAGATTGATTGTCAATACTGTCACTCTGGCGCAGCTACTTCTCAAAATGCATCGATTCCGTCTCCAAATGTATGTATGAACTGTCATAACTATGTGACTGCATCAGACAATTATGGAGGTGAGATTTCTCCGGAGATCCAAAAGATTTATAATGCGATTGATTGGGATCCTGAAACTCGTACTTATGGTGATAACCCGAAACCAATCGAGTGGATACGTGTTCATAATCTTCCGGATCTAGCTTACTTTAATCACTCACAGCACGTGACGGTGGCTGGTATTGAATGTCAAAAATGTCACGGTCCAATCGAAACAATGGAAGAGGTTTATCAATATTCGCCGTTAACCATGAAATGGTGTATCGAGTGTCACCAGGAAACAGAGGTTAATGCAAAAGGTAATGCATATTACGATCAACTAATAGCCGCACACGAAAAACTGAAAAGTGGCGAGAAGATAACCGCCGCGGTGTTAGGGGGCTTGGAATGTGGTAAATGTCATTATTAA
- a CDS encoding TAT-variant-translocated molybdopterin oxidoreductase, translating to MDSNKKYWKGLEELQQTPAFVENKSAEFSENIPIENVLNEAGLSTKTPRRDFLKALGFGVGAVTLAACQRTPVHKSVPYIIKPEEVTPGVPNYYASSYKGQSLIVKTREGRPIFIEANPKAVFAGNGVSASTQASILDLYDMSKLKGPRAGSEDISWEEVDKQVGAALNSASSAGKQIAIITSTLNSPSARAAIDEFIAAYPTAKLIEVDAVSYSGIIKANERTFGKAALPQYRFDNADVIVSVGADFLNTWIDEVEFTKQYMSNRNHASLKNGKMSRHIQFESGLSVTGTNADVRVTIKPSEEGALLISLYNELTGSSLSGALQGNDKAATAIKVVAKELSQANGRSLLVSGSNDINVQSLVNAINMHLGSYGTTIDLDNSANHFRGDDEAFAQFLNDARDGNVDVAFFVNSNPRYDYFDSKLVEDALGKIKFTLSFADRDDETASEATIIAPGRNYLESWGDAELYTGYFTIVQPTINPIFDSRQFEESFLIWAGNTTPYHDYVKAYWEANILAPSGKTWIDSLQEGFIFNGALGVSTKVFNGSVSDIAAQITSQSKAIAKDVELELYQSALGDGKQANNAYLLELPDAVSKVTWDNYVAIEPRYAESLGLGEKDLVEVTAENGYSVTLPVLLQPGQAQGTVSIAVGFGRTKAGRAGNGVGKNAFPFVRLVNGTLQLNNSVKISKASGSYELAQTQTHHTIEGRNVIRETTFANYKNDPTHNSGNSGHKHKTYDLWNKYEQPGHSWVMAIDLNACTGCGSCVVACNIENNVPVVGRDEVRRRREMHWIRIDRYYSFDNGNNEGVTREGDIAELEDLGNVSVVHQPMLCQHCDHAPCETVCPVLATVHSSEGLNHMAYNRCFGTRYCANNCPYKVRRFNWFNYWNDSRFDNYLNNEFTQLVLNPDVTSRSRGVMEKCSMCIQRIQAGKLQAKAEKRPIKDGDIQVACAAACPSNAIIFGDRNDPESAVSKALRNERVYYVLEELNVQPGVGYMTKVRNTFEA from the coding sequence ATGGATAGCAACAAAAAATACTGGAAAGGTTTAGAGGAATTACAGCAGACTCCTGCTTTTGTTGAGAATAAGAGTGCTGAGTTTTCTGAGAATATTCCTATTGAAAACGTGTTAAATGAAGCTGGTTTAAGTACAAAAACTCCACGTAGAGACTTTTTGAAGGCTTTAGGTTTTGGGGTGGGAGCCGTTACATTAGCTGCTTGTCAGCGGACACCGGTTCATAAGTCTGTACCTTACATTATTAAGCCTGAGGAAGTAACACCGGGGGTCCCAAATTACTATGCGTCGAGCTATAAAGGACAGAGTTTAATAGTTAAGACACGGGAGGGGCGTCCGATATTTATCGAAGCAAATCCCAAAGCAGTATTTGCTGGAAACGGTGTGAGTGCTTCTACTCAAGCTTCTATCCTCGACTTGTACGACATGTCTAAACTTAAGGGCCCTCGTGCGGGTTCAGAAGATATCTCATGGGAGGAAGTTGATAAACAAGTTGGGGCGGCACTAAATTCCGCATCAAGTGCAGGAAAACAGATTGCAATTATAACAAGTACATTAAACAGTCCTTCCGCCAGAGCGGCTATCGATGAGTTTATCGCAGCATATCCAACTGCGAAGCTTATTGAAGTTGACGCGGTATCTTACTCAGGTATTATAAAAGCCAATGAGCGTACATTTGGAAAAGCGGCTCTACCGCAGTATCGTTTCGATAATGCGGACGTAATTGTAAGTGTGGGCGCCGATTTCTTGAATACATGGATTGATGAGGTAGAGTTTACAAAACAGTACATGTCTAACCGGAATCATGCATCGTTGAAAAATGGCAAAATGTCTCGTCATATTCAATTTGAAAGTGGTTTAAGTGTGACAGGGACAAACGCTGATGTTCGGGTTACTATCAAGCCGTCAGAAGAGGGTGCGTTGTTAATATCTTTATATAATGAGTTGACAGGGTCTTCATTGTCGGGAGCTCTTCAGGGTAATGATAAAGCCGCTACGGCTATCAAGGTTGTTGCAAAAGAATTGAGCCAGGCGAATGGACGATCGCTTCTTGTCTCTGGTTCAAACGATATCAATGTACAATCCTTGGTGAACGCTATCAACATGCATCTTGGAAGTTATGGTACAACGATCGATCTCGACAATTCAGCAAATCATTTCCGGGGAGACGATGAGGCTTTCGCTCAATTCTTGAACGATGCTAGAGATGGAAATGTAGATGTTGCATTCTTCGTTAATAGCAATCCCCGATACGATTATTTTGACAGTAAATTGGTAGAAGATGCGCTTGGCAAAATCAAATTTACTCTGTCATTCGCAGATCGTGATGATGAAACAGCTTCCGAAGCTACAATCATTGCTCCAGGTCGTAATTATTTAGAATCTTGGGGAGATGCGGAACTTTATACGGGATATTTTACGATTGTCCAACCGACTATTAACCCAATTTTTGACTCGCGTCAATTTGAAGAAAGCTTTTTAATCTGGGCCGGTAATACGACTCCGTACCATGATTATGTGAAGGCATATTGGGAGGCTAATATTTTAGCTCCATCAGGTAAAACCTGGATTGACAGTCTACAAGAAGGGTTTATATTTAATGGGGCACTAGGAGTGTCTACAAAAGTATTTAACGGTTCTGTTTCGGATATAGCTGCTCAAATCACCAGTCAGAGTAAGGCGATAGCGAAAGACGTAGAGTTAGAGTTATATCAGAGTGCTTTGGGTGATGGAAAGCAGGCGAATAATGCGTACCTTCTTGAACTGCCAGATGCTGTATCTAAAGTGACCTGGGATAACTATGTGGCGATCGAGCCCCGCTATGCTGAGTCGTTAGGGCTTGGAGAAAAAGATTTGGTCGAAGTGACTGCAGAAAACGGTTATTCGGTAACTCTTCCTGTTTTGCTACAACCTGGTCAAGCACAGGGGACTGTTTCGATAGCTGTTGGTTTTGGCAGAACCAAAGCAGGTCGTGCAGGGAACGGAGTCGGGAAAAATGCATTTCCTTTTGTAAGGTTAGTGAATGGTACACTTCAATTGAACAATTCTGTTAAGATATCGAAGGCATCTGGTTCTTACGAGCTGGCACAAACGCAAACTCACCATACAATTGAAGGAAGAAATGTAATCCGCGAGACGACTTTTGCTAATTATAAAAATGACCCAACACATAACAGTGGAAACTCTGGTCACAAACATAAAACTTATGATTTGTGGAATAAATACGAACAGCCAGGGCACAGTTGGGTAATGGCTATTGACTTAAACGCTTGTACAGGTTGTGGTTCATGTGTGGTAGCTTGTAATATTGAGAATAATGTTCCCGTGGTAGGACGTGATGAAGTTCGCCGCCGTAGAGAAATGCACTGGATTCGAATCGACCGTTATTACTCATTCGACAATGGTAATAATGAAGGGGTAACAAGAGAAGGAGATATTGCTGAATTAGAAGATCTTGGGAATGTTTCGGTTGTACATCAACCAATGTTATGTCAGCATTGTGACCACGCTCCGTGTGAGACAGTGTGTCCGGTTCTTGCAACCGTTCACTCATCGGAAGGTCTTAATCATATGGCCTATAACAGATGTTTCGGTACAAGGTACTGTGCCAATAACTGTCCTTATAAGGTGCGTCGTTTCAACTGGTTTAACTATTGGAACGATTCGAGATTCGACAACTATTTAAACAATGAATTCACGCAGTTAGTATTAAATCCAGATGTGACTTCGAGATCGCGAGGGGTAATGGAAAAATGCTCAATGTGTATTCAACGTATCCAAGCTGGTAAATTACAGGCAAAAGCTGAAAAGCGTCCTATTAAGGATGGTGACATACAAGTAGCGTGTGCTGCAGCTTGTCCGTCAAATGCAATCATCTTTGGAGATAGAAACGATCCTGAATCTGCTGTTTCCAAAGCTTTGAGAAATGAACGCGTTTATTACGTGTTAGAAGAATTAAACGTTCAACCGGGTGTTGGTTACATGACGAAGGTGAGAAATACATTTGAAGCGTAA
- the nrfD gene encoding NrfD/PsrC family molybdoenzyme membrane anchor subunit — protein sequence MSSHNESIIREPLVTGENITYAKVTDDILVSVENKPNKAWWIGFIVAVLGALLWVVSVGYTFWTGIGAWGLNKTVGWAWDITTFVWWVGIGHAGTLISAVLLLFRQNWRNSINRSAEAMTIFAVICAATYVVAHMGRPWLAYWIFPLPNQFGSLWVNFNSPLVWDAFAISTYFTVSLVFWYVGLLPDIATIRDRAIGLRRRVYSVLSFGWNGSVKTWQRFEIVCLILAGIATPLVLSVHTIVSMDFATSVIPGWHTTIFPPYFVAGAIFSGFAMVQTLLLVMRKVLNLEHYITMFHIESMNKIILVTGSIVGIAYLTELFIAWYSGSEYELYAFQNRIAGPYWWAYWSMMTCNVISPQLFWFKKIRTSIALSWILSIVVNIGMWFERFVIIVTSLHRDYIPSSWVMFYPTWADVGIFVGSIGVFFTLFLLFLRVLPPVAIAEVKLLLKTQSHAVKKQIILDGHEEREYEEFYTNSLDKYDSVTEREVKELVK from the coding sequence ATGTCATCGCACAACGAATCTATTATTAGAGAGCCCCTTGTAACCGGGGAAAACATTACCTACGCAAAGGTTACAGACGACATTCTCGTTTCTGTGGAAAATAAACCGAATAAAGCATGGTGGATTGGATTCATCGTTGCAGTATTGGGTGCATTGCTGTGGGTTGTGAGTGTAGGTTATACATTTTGGACAGGGATTGGCGCTTGGGGTTTGAATAAGACAGTTGGATGGGCTTGGGACATTACCACATTCGTTTGGTGGGTGGGTATTGGTCACGCAGGTACGTTGATTTCTGCTGTGCTTTTGCTGTTTCGCCAAAACTGGCGTAATTCAATTAACCGATCAGCAGAGGCTATGACGATTTTTGCCGTTATTTGTGCGGCAACCTATGTTGTAGCTCACATGGGACGGCCATGGTTAGCTTATTGGATTTTTCCGCTTCCGAATCAATTTGGTTCTCTGTGGGTAAACTTTAACTCTCCCCTTGTTTGGGATGCCTTTGCGATTTCAACCTATTTCACAGTGTCATTAGTGTTCTGGTATGTTGGGTTATTGCCAGATATTGCGACAATCCGTGACCGTGCTATTGGCTTAAGAAGAAGAGTCTATTCTGTATTATCGTTCGGTTGGAACGGTTCTGTAAAAACCTGGCAGCGATTTGAGATTGTATGTTTGATCCTTGCGGGTATTGCAACACCACTCGTACTTTCGGTACACACCATTGTATCGATGGACTTTGCTACTTCGGTGATTCCTGGTTGGCATACAACAATTTTCCCTCCTTATTTCGTTGCAGGAGCGATTTTTTCTGGATTTGCGATGGTTCAGACACTCCTGTTGGTTATGAGAAAGGTATTGAATCTGGAACATTACATTACCATGTTCCATATCGAATCAATGAATAAGATTATTTTAGTTACTGGTTCGATCGTTGGTATAGCATATTTGACCGAATTGTTCATAGCATGGTATTCTGGCTCTGAGTATGAATTGTACGCATTCCAAAACCGTATCGCTGGACCGTATTGGTGGGCCTATTGGTCAATGATGACTTGTAATGTTATATCACCTCAGTTATTCTGGTTCAAAAAGATCAGAACTAGTATTGCGTTATCTTGGATCTTGTCAATTGTAGTTAACATTGGTATGTGGTTCGAACGCTTTGTAATCATCGTTACTTCTCTTCATCGTGATTATATCCCATCTAGTTGGGTTATGTTCTATCCAACCTGGGCTGATGTGGGTATCTTCGTAGGGTCAATTGGTGTGTTCTTTACATTATTCCTGTTGTTCCTTAGAGTATTACCTCCTGTAGCTATAGCGGAAGTGAAATTATTATTGAAAACTCAGAGTCATGCAGTTAAGAAACAGATAATTTTAGATGGGCACGAAGAGCGCGAGTACGAAGAGTTTTATACAAACTCATTAGATAAATACGATTCAGTAACAGAGCGTGAAGTTAAAGAACTAGTAAAATAA
- a CDS encoding DUF3341 domain-containing protein, whose product MSTTKYILGSFGDPDEMMHGIEKLQENNIKIYDVYTPMPIHGIEAKLGVPPSRLPIVAFLCGLLGFILGFSLLYYTMVYDWPMNIGGKPAFAIPNFVPVTFEVTILCTALGMVAVFFYRNHLFPGRAPRVMDFRATDDRFVIAVDAKENTDHNQIETLLKEAGAIDVLHNERKYVSYE is encoded by the coding sequence ATGAGCACTACAAAATATATATTAGGAAGTTTTGGGGATCCTGACGAAATGATGCATGGCATCGAGAAATTGCAGGAGAATAACATTAAAATATATGATGTTTATACACCGATGCCGATTCACGGGATTGAGGCTAAACTGGGTGTACCCCCATCAAGATTACCCATTGTAGCGTTTTTATGCGGGTTATTAGGATTTATATTGGGTTTTTCTTTACTCTACTATACAATGGTTTACGACTGGCCTATGAATATCGGAGGAAAACCTGCATTCGCTATACCGAATTTTGTGCCGGTTACATTTGAGGTTACTATACTTTGTACTGCCTTGGGTATGGTGGCGGTTTTTTTCTATAGAAACCATCTCTTTCCTGGTAGAGCACCTAGAGTAATGGATTTTAGAGCGACAGATGATCGATTTGTAATTGCTGTTGACGCAAAAGAAAATACTGACCACAATCAAATTGAAACTTTATTAAAAGAAGCTGGTGCAATAGATGTATTGCACAACGAGAGAAAATATGTTAGCTATGAATAA
- a CDS encoding c-type cytochrome, whose amino-acid sequence MNKIKIIGSACIAVALAAVVSACGDGTTRSTGMEFSRNMYDPIGYNADQVNGNFANKITAQTPPEGTVPIGFENFGMQYENTIEGYEAAGANFHNPLERTEDNLKEGEVLYLRFCQPCHGESGNGDGSIVQLEKFPPPPSYSTGPSSRGGAMKDLSDGKIYHTIYYGLNLMGSHASQISPEDRWKIVMHVHELQNR is encoded by the coding sequence ATGAATAAGATTAAGATAATAGGATCTGCATGTATTGCTGTAGCTTTAGCCGCCGTTGTTTCTGCTTGTGGGGATGGAACGACCAGAAGTACAGGCATGGAATTTTCTCGGAATATGTATGATCCGATTGGATATAATGCAGATCAAGTAAATGGTAATTTTGCCAATAAAATAACAGCTCAGACACCCCCGGAAGGTACAGTTCCCATCGGGTTTGAAAACTTTGGAATGCAATATGAAAACACTATTGAAGGTTACGAAGCTGCAGGAGCAAATTTTCATAATCCGTTGGAAAGGACAGAAGACAATTTAAAAGAAGGGGAAGTTTTATACTTACGCTTCTGTCAGCCATGTCATGGAGAGTCGGGTAATGGTGATGGTAGCATTGTTCAGTTGGAGAAGTTTCCGCCTCCGCCGTCATATAGTACTGGACCATCATCTCGCGGTGGAGCAATGAAAGATTTATCTGATGGTAAGATTTATCACACCATTTATTACGGATTAAACTTAATGGGATCTCATGCTAGCCAGATTTCTCCGGAAGACCGCTGGAAGATTGTTATGCATGTTCATGAATTACAAAATCGATAG